A genome region from Nicotiana tabacum cultivar K326 chromosome 13, ASM71507v2, whole genome shotgun sequence includes the following:
- the LOC107819414 gene encoding protein EIN4, protein MLRWLFLGLLISLVIISVKANDTEFSNCNCDEEGMWSIHNILECQKVSDFLIAVAYFSIPLELLYFISCSNIPFKWVLIQFIAFIVLCGLTHLLNGLTYNSAHPSFQLIMSLTVAKILTALVSCATAITLLTLFPLLLKIKVRELFLTQNVMELDQEVGLMKKQKEVCMQVRMLTREIRKSIDKHNILYTTLVELSKTLNLHNCAVWMPNENRSVMNLTHGLSPGSAVEYQRSLPIDDPDVLEITKNKGVRILRQDSVLAAASSGGPGEPCTVAAIRMPLLRASDFKGGTPVLVDTRYAILVLVLPSGDFDWSRNEMEIVEVVADQVAVALSHATVLEESQLMREKLEIRNGLLQQAKENAVKATQARNSFQKVMNNGMRRPMHSVLGLLSILQDENFTSCNQRIIIDTMVRTSTVLSTLINDAMDISDKDEGRISVEMMPFQLHSLIKEASCLVKCLCIYKGFGFSTDFPNSLPNLVMGDEKRTFQVLLHMVGHLLNINFGSGSVVFRVGTEGGSDKLWGARRHSIVDEYITVKFETKVSLESSQRESSISSIHFGGRRYNSKELKEGLSFRICKKLVQMMQGNVYMSSNSEGHAQGMTLILRFLKQSSFRKQMFDLGNPLERVVSSAMFKGLQVLLADYDDVNRMVTKKLLEKLGCQVIAVSTGFQCLSAMGHSTTSIQVVILDLHMPEMDGFEVAMRVRKFHSHGWPLIIALSATSEEQVRDRCLQVGVNGLIRKPVLLQGMAEELQRVLQRAGEGF, encoded by the exons ATGTTAAGGTGGTTGTTTCTAGGATTGTTGATTTCTTTGGTCATTATCTCTGTTAAAGCTAATGATACTGAATTCTCCAATTGTAACTGTGATGAAGAAGGTATGTGGAGTATACATAACATTCTTGAGTGCCAAAAGGTGAGTGATTTCTTGATTGCAGTTGCTTACTTTTCTATTCCACTTGAGTTGCTTTACTTTATTAGTTGCTCAAATATTCCTTTTAAATGGGTTCTTATCCAATTCATTGCATTCATAGTACTATGTGGCTTGACTCATTTGCTCAATGGATTGACTTATAATAGTGCTCATCCTTCCTTCCAATTGATAATGTCATTAACAGTTGCCAAAATCTTAACTGCCCTTGTTTCTTGTGCAACTGCAATTACCCTTTTGACTCTGTTCCCTCTACTCCTCAAAATAAAAGTTAGAGAACTGTTTTTGACACAAAATGTTATGGAGCTTGATCAAGAGGTTGGGTTGATGAAGAAGCAGAAAGAAGTATGTATGCAAGTCCGTATGCTTACACGAGAAATTAGGAAGTCGATTGATAAACACAATATCTTGTATACTACTCTAGTTGAGCTTTCAAAGACCTTGAATCTGCACAACTGTGCAGTTTGGATGCCAAATGAAAATAGGTCAGTGATGAACTTGACACATGGGTTAAGCCCCGGTTCTGCTGTAGAATACCAACGTTCGCTTCCGATTGATGATCCGGATGTGTTGGAGATAACAAAGAACAAAGGGGTAAGGATTTTGAGGCAAGATTCAGTTCTTGCAGCTGCAAGCAGTGGAGGGCCTGGTGAGCCGTGTACTGTTGCAGCAATTCGGATGCCATTGCTTCGTGCTTCGGATTTCAAAGGGGGAACGCCGGTGTTGGTTGACACTCGTTACGCCATTTTAGTTTTGGTTCTTCCAAGTGGGGATTTTGATTGGAGCCGTAATGAGATGGAGATAGTGGAAGTAGTCGCTGATCAGGTGGCTGTGGCTCTATCTCACGCCACGGTTCTTGAAGAGTCTCAATTAATGAGGGAGAAACTAGAAATTAGGAATGGTTTGCTGCAGCAGGCTAAGGAGAATGCTGTGAAGGCAACGCAGGCGAGGAATTCATTTCAGAAGGTAATGAACAATGGGATGAGACGGCCAATGCACTCAGTTTTGGGTTTGCTTTCCATACTTCAAGACGAGAACTTTACAAGCTGTAACCAGAGGATTATTATTGACACAATGGTGAGAACAAGCACCGTTCTGTCCACTTTAATAAATGATGCAATGGATATATCCGACAAAGATGAAGGAAGAATCTCAGTAGAAATGATGCCGTTTCAGCTGCATTCACTGATCAAAGAGGCTTCTTGTCTTGTTAAATGCCTGTGTATTTATAAGGGCTTTGGCTTTTCTACGGATTTTCCCAATTCTTTGCCTAATCTGGTGATGGGTGATGAAAAGAGAACGTTTCAGGTGTTACTTCATATGGTGGGGCATCTGTTAAATATCAACTTTGGAAGTGGCTCCGTTGTATTCAGGGTTGGAACTGAGGGTGGGAGTGATAAGCTTTGGGGAGCAAGAAGACATAGCATAGTTGATGAATACATTACCGTAAAATTTGAAACTAAAGTTAGTCTTGAAAGTTCTCAAAGAGAGAGCTCAATCTCAAGTATTCACTTTGGTGGAAGGAGGTATAACAGCAAAGAGTTAAAGGAGGGCTTGAGTTTCCGCATATGTAAAAAACTTGTTCAG ATGATGCAGGGAAACGTATATATGTCCTCAAATTCTGAGGGCCATGCTCAAGGGATGACTCTTATTCTCAGATTTCTAAAACAGTCATCATTTAGAAAACAAATGTTTGATCTTGGAAATCCTTTGGAGCGAGTGGTTTCCAGCGCAATGTTCAAAGGCCTCCAAGTTCTACTTGCTGATTACGACGACGTAAATAGAATGGTAACCAAAAAGCTGCTCGAAAAACTAGGTTGCCAAGTAATTGCTGTGTCAACTGGTTTTCAGTGCCTAAGTGCAATGGGCCATTCAACAACTTCTATCCAAGTTGTCATTTTAGATCTTCACATGCCGGAAATGGATGGATTTGAAGTGGCTATGAGGGTACGCAAGTTCCACAGCCATGGTTGGCCGTTGATCATAGCCTTATCTGCTACTTCAGAGGAACAAGTTCGGGACCGATGCCTACAGGTTGGGGTCAATGGTCTCATAAGAAAACCTGTTCTCTTGCAAGGAATGGCCGAGGAACTTCAGAGAGTCCTACAAAGGGCTGGTGAAGGCTTTTGA